The window GGCCCGGCTTGTCGATGCGGCGCGCGTCGCCGTCGCGGATGTCCTGGATGGCGTTGCGGCCCGGCCCGTAGATGCCGGCGAGGCGCAGCACCGTCACCTGCTTGTTCGCGCGCGAGCCCAGCGCCAGCCAGCGCTCCTCGATCGCGAGGCGGACGCGGCCGCGGTCGGTGTCCGGCGCGGGGCGCACGTCCTCGTCGATCCAGGCGCCGCCGTGGTCGCCGTAGACCCCGATGGTCGACAGGTAGGCGATGCGCTTCAGCCGCGGCGCTTCCGCGATCGCCATGCCGAACCGCACCAGCACCGGGTCACCCTCCGGCCCCGGCTGCACCGACACCAGCAGGGCGTCCGCCTCGCCGAGCGCCGCCTCGATGCCGGGGTCGGCCTCGGGCGGGTCGAAGCGCCGCGCGGGGATGCGGTCGGCCGCGAGCGCCGCCACCTTGTCGGCCGAGCGAACCGTGCCCCCCACGCGGTCGAAGTGCCCGGCGTGGTGGCGCAGATAGTGGCCGGCCGTGTAGCCGATGCCGAAGACGAAGAGATTCACGGGTGCTCCCATTCGGCCAGGACGCCGGCGTCCCTTTCGGTGGCGCGGCTTCCGGGTGACGCGAGGGCGAGCCCTTCGGTTCCGACGAGGCGCCGCCCGGCCCAGACCGCCATGGCGCGCACGAGCGGCGACGGGTGGGCGAGCAGCGCCGCGGCGCGCGGCGCCAGGGCGGCGTCGCCCGAATTGCCGATCGCGATCAGCACGTTGCGCAGGAAGCGGTCGACCCCGATGCGCTTGATCGGGCTGCCCGAGAAGAGCGCGCGGAAGCCCGCATCGTCGAGCCGCGACAGCGCGTCGAGCGAGGGCGCGGCGAGGTCGTCCCGCGCGCGCAGCTTGGCGTCGCGCCCCGCGACAGCGAACTTGTTCCACGGGCAGGCCGCGAGGCAGTCGTCGCAGCCGTAGATGCGGTTGCCCATCAGCGGGCGGAGCGCGCGGTCGATCGTGCCCTTGTGCTCGATGGTCAGGTAGGAGATGCAGCGCCGCGCGTCGAGCTGGCGGGGCGCCGGGAAGGCGCCCGTCGGGCAGGCGTCGAGGCAGGCCCGGCACGAGCCGCAGGCGTCCGTTCCCGGCAGGTCCGGCTCCAGCGGGAGCGTCGTGAAAACCGAGCCCAGGAACAGCCAGGAGCCGAAGTCGCGCGACACGAGGTTGGTGTGCTTGCCGGCCCAGCCGAGTCCGGCGGCCTCGGCCAGCGGCTTCTCCATCACGGGCGCGGTGTCGACGAAGACCTTGACGTCGGCGCCGCCGCCCTGCCGGGCCACGAAGCCGGCGAGGTCCTTCAGCTTGCCCTTGACGACGTCGTGGTAGTCGCGGTGGCGCGCGTAGACCGACACGGCGCCGGCGCCGCGCCGCGCCAGCACCGCGCGGGGGTCGACCTCGGGGCCGTAGTTCAGCCCCAGCATGATGACGGAGCGCACGTCGGCCCACAGCGCGGCGGGGCTGCCGCGCCGCTCGGCCGTGTCGGCCATCCAGCCCATGGTGCCGTGGCGGCCGGCGGCGAGCCAGGCGCGCAGCCGCCCGGCGGCCTCGGGCGCGGCGTCCGGCGCGGCGACGCGGCAGCCGTCGAAGCCGAGCGCCAGCGCGCGGGCGGCGATGCGGGATTTCAGGTCGGGGACCACGTCAGGCGGACCGCGCCATGTCGCGCCCCTCCCTCATCCTGAGCAGGGCGCGGAGCGCCCTTGTCGAAGGACGCAGGCGGATCGGGCGCAGCGGCGGGCCGCTCCTGCGTCCTCCGATACGGAGCCTCTGGCTCCTGCTCGGGATGAGGGAGGGATGGGCACGCGGACGATGCCGGGTCGCTTCGACCCTCAGAAATCCAGGTCGGCGTAGACCGGGCTCGGCACGATGCCGGGCACGCGGTCGGCCAGGAGGGCGCGGAAGGACGGGCGGGACTTCACCCGCGCGTACCAGGTCTTCGCGGTCTCGTCCTCGGCCCATGGCACGTCGCCCAGGAAATCGATCGCCGACAGGTGGGCGGCCGCGGCGAGGTCGGCGTAGGTGAGGCGGTCGCCGGCCAGCCAGTTGCGGCTCCGGATCAGGAAGCCGATGTAGCGCATGTGGTAGCGGATGTTGGCCCGCGCCACCCGCACGGCGTCCATGTCCGGCGCGCCGCCGCCCTGGTCGGCGGTCATGAAGCGCTTGTACACCTTCTCGGTGATGAGGTGGCTCGACACCTCGGCGAAGAATTTCCCGTTCCACCAGTCGAGCAGGCGGCGGGTCTCGACGCGGCCGGCCGCCGTGTCGGGCATCAGGCGCCGGTCGCCGAGCTGGGGCCCGCGCGTCTCGTCGAGGTATTCCGCGATGGGGCCCGCGCCCGGCACGGGGCCGGTGGGCGCCTCCACCAGGACCGGCGTGGTGCCGGCCGGGTTCATCACGAGGAAGTCCCGGCGCCGGTCGAAGACGCGCTCCTCGATCAGGTCGGGCTCTGTCCCCATTTCGCCGAGGATCAGGCGGATGAAGCGCGAATGCGGGCAGAGAGGGTGGTGGTAGAGGTCCGTCATCTCGCCCGTGCTGGCAGTGTGGCCCGCGCCCAGGCCCCCGACGGATCGCGGGATCGGGGGCGTCCCCCGCTATAGGCCCGGCCGCGGGGTGCGACAACCGGTTTCGGCCGGCCGCGCCTTTCGGGAAGGCGCGGTCGGCCGAGGGGAGAGGGCGGCGGCCGGAGCCGCCGCGCCGCAGGGTCAGCTGTGGAACTCGATGTCCGCCTGGTTCTGCACGAGCTGCTGCTTGGTGATGCCCTTGAGCAGCAGCGTGTCGTGCGTGCCGGGCCCGCCCCCGGGGCTCGACGCCGTCGGGTCCGTGAGCAGGAGGCCCGCCGCCGTGTCCCGGCTGTTGTTGAGCACCGCGGCGATCGAGTTGCCGTAGTCCGACCCCTTGAAGCTCAGCACGTCGTGGTCCGGCCCGTCCACCCGGAACAGGTCCACCACGTCCCTGCCGTAGCCGGGGTTGAACACGAAGGTCGTGTCCGGCGCCCCGTTGTTGTGGAACGTGTCGAAGAAGCTCGACGTCACGGTCTGCCCGCCCTGGTAGATCGACACGCCGTGCGAGCCGTCGTTCTTGTCGCGCGTCTCGACCAGCAGCTGGTTGTCGCTGTTCCGCGTGTCGGTCAGGGCCGAGTAGGACTTGTTATCGAAGTAGCTCCCGCCCGAGAACCGGAAGGTGGTCGTGCCGTCCGCGTTCTGCACGGTGGCCACGAAGGCGATGCCCGCCGCCGCGGCGCGGCCCGTGGCTCCGACCGGGCCCTGCGGACCGGTGGGACCCTGAGGCCCGGTGGCGCCGATGGTGCCCTGCCCGCCGGTCGCGCCGGTGGGACCGACGCTGCCCGGCGCCCCATCGCCG is drawn from Lichenibacterium dinghuense and contains these coding sequences:
- a CDS encoding SDR family oxidoreductase: MNLFVFGIGYTAGHYLRHHAGHFDRVGGTVRSADKVAALAADRIPARRFDPPEADPGIEAALGEADALLVSVQPGPEGDPVLVRFGMAIAEAPRLKRIAYLSTIGVYGDHGGAWIDEDVRPAPDTDRGRVRLAIEERWLALGSRANKQVTVLRLAGIYGPGRNAIQDIRDGDARRIDKPGQVFNRIHVDDIGRAISAALLHDGVGGAWNIADDEPAPAPDVVAYAAKLLGVVAPRLVPFAEAELSPMARSFYGANRRVSNAGMKEALGVRLGYPTYRDGLSALMAGEG
- the queG gene encoding tRNA epoxyqueuosine(34) reductase QueG → MVPDLKSRIAARALALGFDGCRVAAPDAAPEAAGRLRAWLAAGRHGTMGWMADTAERRGSPAALWADVRSVIMLGLNYGPEVDPRAVLARRGAGAVSVYARHRDYHDVVKGKLKDLAGFVARQGGGADVKVFVDTAPVMEKPLAEAAGLGWAGKHTNLVSRDFGSWLFLGSVFTTLPLEPDLPGTDACGSCRACLDACPTGAFPAPRQLDARRCISYLTIEHKGTIDRALRPLMGNRIYGCDDCLAACPWNKFAVAGRDAKLRARDDLAAPSLDALSRLDDAGFRALFSGSPIKRIGVDRFLRNVLIAIGNSGDAALAPRAAALLAHPSPLVRAMAVWAGRRLVGTEGLALASPGSRATERDAGVLAEWEHP
- a CDS encoding glutathione S-transferase family protein — its product is MTDLYHHPLCPHSRFIRLILGEMGTEPDLIEERVFDRRRDFLVMNPAGTTPVLVEAPTGPVPGAGPIAEYLDETRGPQLGDRRLMPDTAAGRVETRRLLDWWNGKFFAEVSSHLITEKVYKRFMTADQGGGAPDMDAVRVARANIRYHMRYIGFLIRSRNWLAGDRLTYADLAAAAHLSAIDFLGDVPWAEDETAKTWYARVKSRPSFRALLADRVPGIVPSPVYADLDF